A single region of the Bifidobacterium asteroides DSM 20089 genome encodes:
- a CDS encoding ammonium transporter has product MDSGNAAWMLVAASMVFLMTPAVAFFYGGMVRAKAVLNMMMMSTLAIAVTGFIWTFWGWSISFAGKDIGGVFGDPITGFLLKDTVTAKDGVFTSLDSANAAYPHTIDIAFQAAFAMICVALISGALAERVKISTWMIFVALWVTLDYAPMAHMVWNHGLLAADGPISNAIGAQAHDFAGGTVIHINAAVAALVIVLIIGRRIGFPKESIRPHNVPMVMLGAFLLWFGWFGFNAGSAFAANGTAGYAWVSTTIAASGATLGWLFTERVRTGHYTAMGAASGMVAGLVAITPAADVVSPLWAMVIGLLAGFVCCLACGLKFRFAYDDSLDVVGIHGVGGLLGTLLIGFFGTGTGFLAGGNFRQLLVQFLVALIAIIYAAAVTGVIAFALEKTIGWRVSKDQEVIGVDQSDQGESAYDFGSILN; this is encoded by the coding sequence ATGGATTCTGGAAATGCTGCCTGGATGCTGGTAGCGGCATCCATGGTTTTCCTGATGACTCCAGCGGTGGCTTTCTTCTATGGGGGTATGGTCCGGGCCAAGGCTGTACTCAACATGATGATGATGTCCACGCTGGCCATTGCTGTGACCGGGTTCATTTGGACCTTCTGGGGCTGGTCGATTTCCTTTGCAGGCAAGGACATCGGAGGCGTCTTCGGCGACCCCATCACCGGTTTCCTGCTCAAGGACACGGTCACAGCCAAGGACGGGGTCTTCACCTCGCTTGATTCCGCAAACGCCGCCTACCCGCATACGATAGACATCGCCTTCCAGGCCGCCTTCGCCATGATCTGCGTGGCGCTGATCTCGGGAGCCCTGGCAGAGCGAGTCAAGATCAGCACCTGGATGATCTTCGTGGCCCTCTGGGTCACCTTGGATTACGCGCCCATGGCCCACATGGTCTGGAATCACGGGCTTTTGGCTGCCGATGGACCCATCTCCAACGCCATCGGGGCCCAGGCGCACGACTTTGCAGGCGGTACGGTTATCCACATCAACGCGGCAGTGGCAGCCCTGGTTATTGTGCTCATCATCGGCAGACGAATCGGCTTCCCCAAGGAGTCCATACGTCCCCACAATGTGCCCATGGTCATGCTGGGCGCCTTCCTGCTCTGGTTCGGCTGGTTCGGTTTCAATGCCGGTTCCGCCTTCGCCGCCAACGGCACGGCTGGATATGCCTGGGTTTCCACGACCATAGCCGCCAGCGGCGCCACCCTGGGCTGGCTCTTTACTGAGCGGGTCCGCACCGGGCATTACACCGCCATGGGTGCAGCATCCGGCATGGTCGCCGGCCTGGTGGCCATCACTCCAGCGGCTGACGTGGTTTCGCCGCTCTGGGCCATGGTCATCGGCCTCTTGGCTGGTTTCGTCTGCTGCCTGGCCTGCGGGCTCAAGTTCCGTTTCGCCTACGACGACTCCCTTGATGTGGTGGGCATCCACGGAGTGGGTGGTTTATTGGGCACACTGCTGATAGGCTTCTTCGGTACGGGTACGGGCTTCCTAGCCGGCGGCAATTTCCGGCAGCTGCTGGTTCAGTTCCTGGTGGCGTTGATTGCGATCATCTACGCAGCTGCAGTAACCGGTGTGATCGCCTTTGCGCTGGAGAAGACCATTGGTTGGCGGGTCAGCAAGGATCAGGAGGTCATCGGCGTCGATCAGAGTGATCAGGGTGAGAGCGCCTATGACTTCGGGTCCATTCTGAACTGA
- the ftsY gene encoding signal recognition particle-docking protein FtsY: MTTQQILILIAVLIVLVLAVVGILVAVRKRRSQGDSARSGRAEEPGDGRSSLSPKSAASAAKSQAESQPGASRKSSSDGQAIQSASSASGASPNPDASTGSGAVDSKASIQSSSADQEAPSAQEELAHPEASASRMTRLKARLAKSPNPFGKALFAILTKDHLSESDWEDVEDTLLMADVGAEASEQLVKQLRDDARITGQKDPAAVRRGLRQRLIDLVDPNMDRTLAATRPQANRPSVIIMVGVNGTGKTTTAGKLARLFVADGKSVVMGAADTFRAAAADQLETWGGKVGVPVVRSDRDGADPASVAFEAAGRAKNDQADVLIVDTAGRLQNKANLMDQLGKIRRVIEKNLPVDEVLLVLDATTGQNGMIQAQVFAQAIGVTGIVLTKLDGSAKGGIVISVQRELGVPVKLVGLGEGPDDLAVFDPESFVDGILGDE; the protein is encoded by the coding sequence ATGACAACACAGCAGATCCTTATTCTTATCGCGGTGTTGATCGTCCTGGTGCTGGCGGTGGTCGGCATCCTGGTGGCGGTCCGCAAACGCCGGTCCCAGGGGGATTCCGCGCGCTCTGGCAGGGCGGAAGAGCCTGGTGACGGTAGATCCTCTTTGTCCCCGAAATCGGCGGCTTCTGCGGCAAAGAGTCAAGCTGAAAGCCAACCTGGCGCTTCCCGAAAATCTTCGTCGGATGGCCAGGCAATCCAATCTGCCTCGTCTGCATCGGGTGCATCCCCAAATCCAGACGCTTCTACGGGTTCCGGCGCAGTTGATTCAAAGGCATCCATTCAGTCTTCCTCGGCCGACCAGGAAGCACCGTCAGCGCAGGAGGAGCTTGCTCACCCGGAGGCATCTGCATCCCGTATGACCAGACTCAAGGCCAGACTGGCCAAGAGCCCCAACCCCTTTGGCAAGGCCCTCTTTGCCATTCTGACCAAGGATCATCTGAGCGAGTCCGACTGGGAGGATGTGGAAGACACCCTGCTCATGGCGGATGTGGGTGCCGAGGCCAGCGAACAGCTGGTGAAGCAATTGCGTGACGATGCCCGGATCACAGGGCAGAAGGACCCCGCAGCAGTGCGCCGCGGTCTTCGTCAGCGCCTGATCGATCTGGTCGACCCCAATATGGACCGAACTCTGGCGGCTACCCGACCTCAGGCCAACAGGCCGTCGGTCATTATTATGGTGGGCGTCAACGGCACCGGCAAGACCACCACGGCGGGCAAGCTGGCCAGGCTTTTCGTGGCCGATGGCAAGTCAGTGGTCATGGGTGCCGCCGATACCTTCCGCGCCGCCGCCGCTGACCAGCTGGAAACATGGGGCGGCAAGGTGGGTGTGCCCGTGGTCCGCAGCGACCGTGACGGTGCTGACCCTGCCTCCGTGGCCTTCGAAGCCGCCGGACGAGCCAAAAATGATCAGGCAGATGTTCTCATTGTGGACACCGCCGGGCGCCTCCAGAACAAGGCCAACCTCATGGATCAGCTGGGCAAGATCCGGCGGGTGATCGAGAAGAACCTGCCCGTGGACGAGGTTCTGCTGGTCCTGGATGCCACCACCGGGCAGAACGGGATGATCCAGGCCCAGGTCTTCGCCCAGGCCATCGGGGTCACGGGCATTGTCCTGACCAAGCTGGACGGCTCGGCCAAGGGTGGCATTGTCATATCTGTCCAGCGGGAGCTGGGTGTGCCAGTCAAGCTGGTCGGGCTGGGTGAGGGCCCTGACGATCTGGCCGTTTTCGACCCCGAGTCCTTTGTCGACGGCATTCTGGGAGACGAGTAG
- a CDS encoding MATE family efflux transporter — protein MRSHRNIPETKTGSITPEERRATYRTIAGLAIPTFGQLIASPLFVMIDTAIVGHISDSALAGLSVGSTVVLTTVGLCIFLAYGTTSQVARLMGAGRRREGMQAGVDGMWLAFVIGLVVCALLLALSRPICSLMGARGPVLQAAQTYLNALVFGLPAMLMVYAANGIFRGLQKVKITLVAAVSGAILNTALEVLLVFGLHMDILGSGLATLIAEWAMGLFLTIPALVWARREGAQLRPRLSGMAASMGDGFPLFLRTLALRVCLFMTVVAAAHLGEQVLAAYQGVNSAWNFGLNMLDAVGIAGQSLVATELGAGLRSRARVMTDLSAKAGMAMGVLVGLVMIALGLFAAPLFSPTPAIRSLITVGMIVQGVFMPVAGWMWALDGILIGAGDYRYLAATCSLTAVIYVIGLLGMTTLAMNWTPTWRIAMLWAVLNVLFIGVRAICNGLRTRTDVWMGTIDQTSQA, from the coding sequence ATGCGCAGCCACAGGAACATCCCCGAAACCAAGACCGGATCAATCACGCCGGAAGAACGGCGGGCGACCTACCGGACCATTGCCGGGCTGGCCATACCCACCTTCGGCCAGCTGATCGCCTCCCCGCTCTTCGTCATGATCGACACCGCCATCGTGGGCCACATCAGCGACTCGGCCCTGGCCGGGCTCTCCGTCGGATCCACTGTGGTGCTGACCACCGTGGGGCTCTGCATCTTCCTGGCCTACGGGACCACCTCCCAGGTAGCCCGACTCATGGGTGCAGGCCGCCGTAGGGAGGGCATGCAGGCTGGCGTGGACGGCATGTGGCTGGCCTTCGTCATCGGCCTGGTCGTCTGCGCCCTGCTCCTGGCTCTGAGCCGGCCCATCTGCAGCCTGATGGGAGCCCGCGGGCCGGTCCTGCAGGCAGCGCAGACCTACCTGAATGCCCTGGTCTTCGGTCTTCCGGCAATGCTTATGGTCTATGCGGCCAACGGCATCTTCCGGGGACTGCAAAAGGTAAAGATCACCCTGGTGGCCGCTGTATCAGGCGCCATCCTCAACACCGCCTTGGAGGTCCTTCTGGTCTTCGGCCTGCACATGGACATTCTGGGCTCCGGCCTGGCCACCCTGATCGCCGAGTGGGCCATGGGGCTCTTCCTGACCATCCCCGCCCTGGTCTGGGCCCGTCGGGAAGGCGCCCAACTGCGGCCTCGGCTCTCAGGCATGGCGGCCAGCATGGGCGACGGTTTCCCGCTCTTCCTGCGGACCCTGGCCCTGCGGGTCTGCCTCTTCATGACCGTGGTGGCTGCAGCCCACCTGGGCGAGCAGGTATTGGCTGCCTACCAGGGGGTCAACTCAGCCTGGAACTTCGGGCTGAACATGCTGGATGCCGTGGGCATCGCCGGCCAGTCACTGGTAGCCACCGAGCTGGGCGCCGGACTGCGGTCACGGGCACGGGTCATGACCGACCTGTCAGCCAAGGCCGGCATGGCCATGGGAGTGCTGGTCGGACTGGTCATGATCGCTCTGGGCCTCTTCGCCGCTCCACTGTTTAGTCCAACGCCAGCCATCAGGTCGCTGATCACCGTAGGGATGATCGTCCAAGGGGTCTTCATGCCCGTCGCCGGATGGATGTGGGCACTGGACGGGATTCTGATCGGGGCCGGGGACTATCGCTACCTGGCAGCCACCTGCTCCCTGACGGCTGTGATCTATGTGATCGGACTGCTGGGCATGACGACTCTGGCCATGAACTGGACACCCACCTGGCGGATAGCCATGCTCTGGGCCGTTCTCAATGTCCTCTTCATCGGCGTCAGGGCCATCTGCAATGGCTTGAGAACGCGCACTGATGTCTGGATGGGGACAATCGACCAGACCAGCCAAGCCTGA
- a CDS encoding ABC transporter permease: MNSFKTLFKLMFHYDIRDWSTLVFTFLFPIALLLVLVLSFKSYVPGVDIASQISANVIAFGAAYVGIFAGASHLALWRENGMLQTVRNFPLSWNVIILSQAVVGIVVLLAQAVVLVVLGMVMGMRLKPTFLSGLLPLVLGYLLFFFLGVIIAMIIYSIAGVSILANIIILPLGFIGGAMMPVNMLPSWVQTIAPYTPLYHMREALSMMLIGSGTWPHAWLGILYLAVGCIALGLVSIYGFRWK, from the coding sequence ATGAACAGCTTCAAAACTCTATTCAAGTTGATGTTCCACTACGATATTCGTGACTGGTCCACTTTGGTTTTCACCTTTCTCTTTCCTATAGCCTTGTTGCTGGTCCTGGTCCTGTCTTTTAAGAGCTACGTTCCTGGAGTTGATATTGCCAGTCAAATCAGCGCCAATGTCATTGCGTTTGGTGCGGCCTACGTGGGTATTTTTGCGGGTGCTTCGCACCTTGCCCTCTGGCGTGAGAATGGCATGCTGCAGACGGTTCGCAATTTTCCTCTATCCTGGAATGTGATTATCCTCTCCCAGGCTGTTGTGGGTATCGTCGTCCTTCTGGCGCAGGCTGTAGTGCTTGTCGTCTTGGGGATGGTCATGGGAATGAGGCTGAAACCGACGTTTTTGTCGGGATTGCTTCCCCTGGTCCTAGGCTACCTCTTGTTCTTTTTCCTGGGTGTCATCATCGCCATGATAATTTACTCGATTGCCGGGGTATCCATCCTCGCGAACATCATTATTCTGCCCCTGGGCTTCATTGGCGGAGCTATGATGCCCGTTAATATGCTGCCGTCCTGGGTGCAGACCATCGCCCCGTATACGCCCCTATATCACATGCGGGAGGCCTTATCGATGATGCTGATCGGATCGGGCACCTGGCCTCATGCCTGGCTCGGGATCCTCTACCTGGCCGTGGGCTGCATTGCCTTAGGGCTTGTTTCCATCTACGGATTTCGCTGGAAATGA
- a CDS encoding P-II family nitrogen regulator: MKLITAIVQPGRLDQIKQALTEVGVHGMTVSSAQGYGRQGGHKEVYRGSTVKVDLVPKVRLEVLTEDRRVDELVDTIVQAAATNTVGDGKVWVQTLDSVVRVRTGETGVDAI, from the coding sequence ATGAAACTCATTACCGCCATCGTTCAGCCCGGGCGGCTGGATCAGATTAAGCAGGCCCTGACCGAGGTCGGCGTGCACGGCATGACCGTCTCGTCAGCCCAGGGCTATGGTCGGCAGGGCGGCCATAAGGAGGTCTACCGGGGCAGCACTGTCAAGGTGGATCTGGTTCCCAAGGTGCGTCTGGAGGTGCTGACCGAGGATCGCCGGGTTGACGAGCTGGTCGACACCATCGTCCAGGCTGCCGCCACCAACACCGTGGGCGACGGCAAGGTCTGGGTGCAGACCCTGGACTCGGTGGTCAGGGTTCGTACCGGGGAGACCGGCGTAGACGCCATCTGA
- a CDS encoding ABC transporter ATP-binding protein — protein MGNIEVSVSNLTVRIKNKTILSHLSLEVEEGAFHGVIGPNGAGKTTLFTVLEGLQKPVEGTVSVLGKTPYPRNLALLRQIGIQPQKSSFFPKTTLLEHLTAVADIYQVPRSRVDDLIDALKLDHVVSNKVESLSGGEQQRLAIATAVVHHPRLLFLDEPTAALDPESRHDLVSLLKSNQQLAATVLYTTHHLDEAERLCSMVSILADKHILVTASPSKLIAQAEMESTILLPNALDHADQVAHLVGDDYVKVTPDGLTVRTRDTGVTFAKLVDSGINTSQAQVKDGRLEDVYLRLLEKENVK, from the coding sequence ATGGGCAATATCGAAGTAAGCGTATCGAACCTTACTGTTCGAATAAAGAACAAAACGATTCTCTCTCATCTTTCATTGGAGGTTGAAGAAGGGGCCTTCCATGGGGTCATCGGGCCAAATGGCGCTGGAAAGACAACCTTGTTCACCGTCTTGGAAGGACTGCAAAAACCGGTTGAGGGAACGGTCTCTGTTCTGGGCAAGACGCCCTATCCACGCAACTTGGCCCTGCTCCGCCAAATAGGCATCCAGCCTCAAAAGTCGTCCTTCTTCCCTAAAACGACGCTCCTTGAGCACCTTACCGCAGTGGCGGATATCTACCAGGTGCCCCGGTCGCGTGTGGACGATCTTATTGATGCATTGAAACTAGATCATGTGGTATCCAACAAGGTTGAATCATTATCCGGCGGCGAACAACAGAGACTGGCCATCGCCACGGCCGTCGTCCATCATCCTCGGCTGCTCTTTCTGGATGAGCCCACTGCCGCCCTCGACCCGGAGTCACGCCATGATCTTGTGAGCCTGCTCAAATCGAATCAGCAATTGGCCGCCACGGTTCTTTATACGACGCACCATCTGGATGAGGCGGAGCGGTTGTGCAGCATGGTTTCGATCTTGGCGGATAAGCATATTCTCGTAACAGCCAGTCCCAGCAAGCTTATTGCGCAAGCAGAGATGGAATCGACCATTCTTCTTCCAAATGCCTTGGATCACGCTGATCAAGTAGCCCATCTCGTGGGGGACGACTATGTAAAGGTCACGCCCGATGGTCTAACAGTACGCACCCGGGATACCGGAGTTACTTTCGCGAAATTGGTTGATTCCGGGATCAATACAAGCCAGGCACAAGTCAAGGATGGACGTCTGGAGGATGTCTATCTTCGCCTTCTCGAAAAGGAGAACGTCAAATGA
- the dnaB gene encoding replicative DNA helicase, with amino-acid sequence MLFDRVPPHDDDAEMAVLGGMLMSKDAIGEVSQMIEISDFYQPKHQTIYEAIVTLFSASQPVDAVLVANELLKSGDLEKVGGTDYLHSLVASVPTAANATYYAEIVHQRAILRNVIAAGTKIAQLGYSAEGSQAEDIVNLAQAEVYEMSVGRVRQDYEAIGPVVHDTLDQLDKLQNGDMERGVPTGFKSIDDVTQGLQPGQMIVVAGRPAMGKSTLGIDFARAAALHNNMTTVVFSLEMSKTELAQRIISAETDIPLVALRRADDITPERWNTLNTFWSRLQDAPLFLDDSPNMSLMEIRAKCRRLKQTNDLKLVVIDYLQLMTSGKRVESRQQEVSDFSRALKLLAKELEVPVVALSQLNRGPEMRNDKKPMLSDLRESGSIEQDADVVFLVHRPDFYDKEDRPGEADIILAKHRNGPTDTFKLAFLGEKSKFKDMPQDYQQGGV; translated from the coding sequence ATGCTCTTCGACCGGGTGCCCCCGCATGACGACGATGCGGAGATGGCTGTGCTGGGCGGCATGCTCATGAGCAAGGACGCCATCGGCGAGGTCAGCCAGATGATCGAAATATCCGACTTCTACCAGCCCAAGCACCAGACCATCTACGAGGCCATCGTCACCCTCTTTTCGGCCTCTCAGCCGGTGGACGCGGTCCTGGTGGCCAACGAGCTGCTCAAGTCCGGCGACCTGGAGAAGGTGGGGGGCACCGATTATCTGCACTCCCTGGTGGCTTCGGTCCCCACGGCCGCCAACGCCACCTACTATGCCGAGATCGTCCACCAGCGGGCCATCCTGCGCAATGTGATTGCGGCCGGCACCAAGATCGCCCAGCTGGGCTATTCGGCCGAGGGCTCCCAGGCGGAGGACATCGTCAACCTGGCCCAGGCCGAGGTCTACGAGATGAGCGTGGGCAGGGTCCGCCAGGATTACGAGGCCATCGGTCCAGTCGTCCATGACACCCTGGATCAGCTGGACAAGCTGCAGAACGGCGACATGGAGCGGGGCGTGCCCACCGGCTTCAAGAGCATCGACGACGTGACCCAGGGCCTGCAGCCCGGGCAGATGATTGTGGTGGCAGGCCGCCCGGCCATGGGCAAGTCCACCCTGGGCATCGACTTCGCACGCGCCGCAGCCCTCCACAACAACATGACCACAGTGGTCTTCTCCCTGGAGATGAGCAAGACCGAGCTGGCCCAGCGCATCATCTCGGCCGAGACCGACATTCCTCTGGTGGCCCTGCGCCGGGCGGACGACATCACCCCTGAGCGCTGGAACACCCTGAACACCTTCTGGAGCAGACTCCAGGACGCCCCGCTCTTCCTGGACGATTCGCCCAACATGAGCCTGATGGAGATCCGCGCCAAGTGCCGCCGGCTCAAGCAGACCAACGATCTGAAGCTGGTGGTCATCGACTACCTGCAGCTGATGACCTCGGGCAAGCGGGTCGAATCCCGCCAGCAGGAGGTCTCCGACTTCTCGCGCGCACTGAAGCTGCTGGCCAAGGAGCTGGAGGTTCCGGTGGTGGCGCTGAGCCAGCTCAACCGTGGTCCTGAGATGCGCAACGATAAGAAGCCTATGCTCTCCGACCTGCGCGAGTCCGGTTCCATCGAGCAGGATGCCGACGTGGTCTTCCTGGTCCACCGACCGGACTTCTACGACAAGGAGGACCGTCCGGGCGAGGCCGACATCATCCTGGCCAAGCACCGCAACGGCCCCACCGACACCTTCAAGCTGGCCTTCCTGGGCGAGAAGTCCAAGTTCAAGGACATGCCCCAGGACTACCAGCAGGGAGGGGTCTGA